A single region of the Lotus japonicus ecotype B-129 chromosome 4, LjGifu_v1.2 genome encodes:
- the LOC130714941 gene encoding 60S ribosomal protein L8-3 — MGRVIRAQRKGAGSVFKSHTHHRKGPARFRSLDFGERNGYLKGVVTDVIHDPGRGAPLAKVAFRHPFRYKKQNELFVAAEGMYTGQFIFCGKKATLVVGNVLPIRSIPEGAVICNVEHHVGDRGVFARCSGDYAIVISHNPDNDTSRIKLPSGAKKIVPSDCRAMIGQVAGGGRTEKPLLKAGNAYHKFRVKRNCWPKVRGVAMNPVEHPHGGGNHQHIGHASTVRRDAPPGQKVGLIAAKRTGRLRGQAAATAAKADKV; from the exons atGGGTCGTGTGATCCGCGCTCAGCGTAAAGGTGCAGGCTCCGTGTTCAAATCTCACACCCACCACCGCAAGGGACCGGCAAGGTTCCGCAGCCTCGACTTCGGGGAACGGAACGGTTACCTCAAAGGTGTTGTCACCGACGTGATCCACGACCCCGGTCGCGGTGCTCCGCTCGCCAAGGTGGCATTCCGCCACCCCTTCCGTTACAAGAAGCAGAACGAGCTCTTCGTTGCGGCTGAGGGCATGTACACCGGCCAGTTCATCTTCTGCGGGAAGAAAGCCACCCTTGTCGTCGGTAACGTCCTTCCCATCAGGTCTATCCCTGAAGGTGCCGTTATCTGCAACGTCGAGCACCACGTTGGCGATCGCGGTGTGTTTGCTAGGTGCTCTGGTGATTACGCCATTGTCATCAGTCACAATCCTGATAATGATACCTCCAG GATAAAGCTTCCATCTGGTGCGAAGAAGATTGTTCCGAGTGACTGTAGGGCGATGATTGGGCAAGTTGCGGGTGGTGGGAGAACTGAGAAGCCTCTTCTGAAGGCTGGTAATGCTTACCACAAGTTCAGGGTGAAGAGAAATTGCTGGCCGAAGGTGCGTGGTGTTGCTATGAACCCTGTTGAGCATCCTCATGGAGGAGGTAATCACCAGCACATTGGGCATGCGAGTACTGTTAGACGCGATGCTCCACCTGGGCAGAAGGTTGGTCTCATTGCTGCCAAGAGGACTGGTCGTCTTAGGGGGCAAGCTGCTGCAACTGCTGCTAAAGCTGATAAGGTCTAA